The DNA region TTAAAAGCAGTTTGGCGAGGCTAAACGGCAGAGGTTTCTGGACAATACCTCAAGACTTCCTGTAAGTCATTGATACGGCTAACTCCAGTAATGCTCCAGTTGGGCGATATTGGATTGGGACGATAATGCAATGTAGTAATATTTGCCGCCACTCCGGCTCGAACGCCTTGCAGTGTATCGTCTACAAATAAACATTCACTAGTTCGAAACCCCATACGCATTGCCGCATACTGAATTAGATCCGGTTCAGGTTTCCAACTATTGGCTTCAAATGCACTAAACATAGCGCCTGTGAAATAATGAGCTAAACCACTAATTTCCAATGTAGATTCAAGTTTACTACGAGGCCCATTGGACACTGCGCACACTTCTATACCAAGTTTATTGAGTGTTTTTAACACCGAATGGGCATTATGGGATGGGGCTAATTTTGCTTGAAACAACACCTTGGTTTTTTCTCTATACAGGGATTCAAGTTGGTCGATATCAACCTGTACGCCTAAGCGTTGGCTAGTCTCCATCAGAATATCCGCAAGCTTGCCACCATTAAAATGACGCTGTACTTCTTCCATAGTGAGGGTTGCGCCAAAGCTAGTAAACACACTAACCAAGGCTTGGCAGCATAATTTTTCGCTATCAACTAATGTTCCTTCACAATCAAAAATCACACATTTCATTGCTTATCTTTCCACAGTATTTTACCGATTAAACCATGTTGCCTGGCGGTACATTTGTTTTGACGAACTTTTTTATCGCAAACTCTGTTATAGCGAACTCATTGAAATTAGTGAAAAGGCATGACAATTTACTGTTAAATGCATCGTATTTAATTGTCTATAAAAC from Vibrio rarus includes:
- a CDS encoding HAD-IA family hydrolase → MKCVIFDCEGTLVDSEKLCCQALVSVFTSFGATLTMEEVQRHFNGGKLADILMETSQRLGVQVDIDQLESLYREKTKVLFQAKLAPSHNAHSVLKTLNKLGIEVCAVSNGPRSKLESTLEISGLAHYFTGAMFSAFEANSWKPEPDLIQYAAMRMGFRTSECLFVDDTLQGVRAGVAANITTLHYRPNPISPNWSITGVSRINDLQEVLRYCPETSAV